One window from the genome of Rufibacter tibetensis encodes:
- a CDS encoding homoserine dehydrogenase has translation MDSHRLLKIGLFGFGCVGQGLYDILSREEALPYKVERICVKDPKKLRPLPTESFTYDPLEVLQDESLDILVEAISDANEAYTIVTEALRRGKKVVTANKKLVAYHLPELLQLQQEFGGVLLYEAAVAGGIPIIRTVEEYFSNEPLERVHGILNGSSNYILSQIFKLQKGYAEALKEAQDKGFAELDPWLDVAGADSRHKLCILTAHAFGRPIAPEEVAFFGIDYLSGEDCDFAKKNGSVIKMVASAHLTSDGELVPVVLPSLVDASDDLFVVEQEFNGVVVQGAYSGAQLFKGRGAGGHPTGAAVLSDIVSINSGYSYGYKKLHKTTNAPALALDFEFEVYLRSSEPDLIVSLGLTNLQNVQRENDSFSVIGTVSLGNLIREQEQIRKAGAYIMALSSDFVGAHVKRSKERVQVS, from the coding sequence ATGGATTCCCACCGTCTTCTAAAAATTGGTTTGTTTGGGTTTGGTTGCGTAGGCCAGGGCTTATATGATATCCTTTCCCGCGAAGAAGCGCTTCCTTATAAAGTAGAGCGTATTTGCGTGAAAGACCCTAAAAAGCTTCGGCCTTTGCCTACAGAAAGCTTTACGTATGATCCGCTGGAGGTACTTCAGGATGAAAGCTTGGATATTCTGGTGGAAGCCATAAGTGATGCCAATGAGGCGTACACCATTGTAACCGAAGCTTTACGCCGGGGTAAGAAAGTGGTGACTGCAAACAAAAAGCTGGTTGCTTACCACTTGCCTGAACTCCTTCAATTGCAGCAGGAATTTGGAGGCGTCCTCTTATATGAGGCCGCCGTAGCCGGAGGCATTCCAATCATTAGAACGGTTGAGGAGTACTTTTCCAATGAACCGTTGGAGCGGGTGCATGGAATTTTAAATGGTTCTTCCAATTACATCCTGAGCCAGATCTTCAAACTGCAGAAAGGCTACGCCGAAGCTTTGAAAGAAGCGCAAGATAAGGGATTTGCTGAATTAGATCCTTGGTTAGACGTGGCAGGGGCAGACTCTCGCCATAAACTATGCATATTAACGGCACATGCCTTTGGCAGACCAATTGCCCCTGAGGAAGTAGCATTCTTTGGTATTGATTATTTATCGGGCGAAGATTGTGACTTTGCCAAAAAGAACGGCTCTGTTATAAAGATGGTAGCCTCTGCGCATCTAACCTCAGACGGCGAACTTGTACCGGTAGTGTTGCCAAGTCTGGTTGATGCCTCAGATGATTTATTTGTGGTAGAGCAGGAGTTCAACGGAGTAGTGGTGCAAGGCGCCTACTCAGGTGCTCAGCTGTTCAAAGGACGTGGTGCAGGTGGTCACCCCACCGGAGCCGCCGTGTTGTCAGATATAGTTTCTATCAACAGCGGGTATTCTTACGGATACAAAAAGTTACACAAAACTACCAACGCGCCAGCACTTGCCCTTGATTTTGAGTTTGAGGTTTACCTCCGCAGCAGCGAGCCAGACCTGATTGTGTCTTTAGGATTAACGAACCTCCAAAATGTTCAGCGGGAAAATGATTCTTTCAGCGTGATTGGTACCGTTTCCTTGGGTAATCTGATAAGAGAGCAGGAGCAAATCAGAAAAGCTGGAGCGTACATCATGGCTTTGTCTTCTGACTTTGTAGGAGCTCATGTGAAGCGATCCAAAGAAAGAGTGCAGGTATCTTAA
- the metX gene encoding homoserine O-acetyltransferase MetX, translating to MLKGRVFNYTDEFTLESGQTLPGFQLFYTTWGTLNEDSSNVVWVCHAFTGNAFVKDWWGDLFGEGKTFDPAKHFIVCANSLGSCYGSTGPLSQNPDTGRPYYHKFPILTIRDSVKAFDALREHLEIEQINVLIGGSIGGQQALEWAVEYPEVTRRLVQIAANARQTPWAIALNESQRMAIEQDMTWQLATDDAGLEGMKTARSVALLSYRTYNSYNQAQKESSSDLKQIYRAATYQQYQGEKLAKRFNAFSYWQLTKMMDSHNVGRNRGGLEEALRQVQAETLVIGVDKDQLFPVNEQRFVSKYIPNASFQIIHSEAGHDGFLLETAQLSHLLDTFLQKKQQRKTWIPTVF from the coding sequence ATGTTGAAAGGACGCGTTTTTAATTACACAGATGAATTCACGTTGGAGTCTGGGCAAACGTTGCCCGGCTTCCAACTCTTCTACACTACCTGGGGTACTTTGAATGAAGACAGCAGCAATGTGGTGTGGGTGTGCCATGCCTTTACCGGTAACGCCTTCGTGAAAGACTGGTGGGGTGATTTGTTCGGGGAGGGAAAAACTTTTGATCCAGCTAAACACTTCATAGTTTGTGCAAATTCCCTGGGTAGTTGCTATGGTTCTACCGGACCCTTGAGCCAGAACCCTGATACAGGAAGGCCCTACTACCATAAATTTCCAATCCTCACCATCAGAGATTCTGTTAAAGCGTTTGACGCCTTAAGGGAACATCTGGAAATTGAACAGATAAACGTTTTGATTGGTGGTTCTATTGGAGGACAGCAGGCACTGGAATGGGCAGTAGAATACCCTGAGGTTACCCGCCGTCTGGTACAGATTGCCGCAAACGCCCGCCAAACTCCATGGGCCATAGCCCTGAACGAAAGCCAGCGTATGGCCATTGAACAGGATATGACTTGGCAACTTGCCACCGATGACGCAGGTTTGGAAGGTATGAAAACTGCTAGGTCGGTCGCCTTGTTGTCTTACCGCACTTACAATTCCTACAACCAGGCACAGAAGGAAAGCTCCTCTGATCTGAAACAGATTTACCGGGCGGCTACTTACCAGCAATACCAGGGCGAAAAATTAGCCAAACGGTTCAACGCCTTCTCTTACTGGCAGCTAACCAAAATGATGGACAGCCATAACGTAGGCCGGAACAGAGGGGGGCTGGAAGAGGCACTTCGGCAGGTACAAGCTGAAACCCTGGTGATTGGAGTAGACAAAGACCAGCTCTTCCCCGTGAATGAGCAGCGTTTTGTCTCCAAGTATATTCCAAATGCTTCTTTTCAAATCATTCATTCAGAAGCCGGACATGATGGCTTTTTATTAGAGACGGCTCAGTTAAGCCATCTTTTAGATACTTTTTTACAAAAAAAACAACAGAGAAAAACATGGATTCCCACCGTCTTCTAA
- a CDS encoding O-acetylhomoserine aminocarboxypropyltransferase/cysteine synthase family protein, which produces MSNSYHFETLQLHAGQEIDPTTRSRAVPIYQTTSYVFENAEHGANLFALKQFGNIYTRIMNPTTDVFEKRIAALEGGVAAVAVGSGQAAQFIALNNILQAGDNFIASSNLYGGSYNQFKVAFKRLGIEVRFAKDDEPATYASLIDENTKALYLETIGNPRFNIPDFESIAAVAAGHNLPLVVDNTFGAGGYLFRPLEHGANVVVASATKWIGGHGTSVGGVIVDGGNFNWGNGKFPLFSEPSEGYHGLNFWEVFGSDEPFGNIAFAIRARVEGLRDFGPALSPFNSFQLIQGLETLSLRVDRTVQNAQALAEWLEQHPLVESVNYPGLPSSPYHALAKKYLKRGFGGVLSFNLKGGKEEAEVFVNSLELVSHLANVGDAKTLIIHPASTTHQQLNEEEQLSAGVNPTLLRVSAGIEHLDDIKADFEQAFAKVRVREPKLEASL; this is translated from the coding sequence ATGTCTAATTCATATCATTTTGAAACCCTTCAGCTACACGCTGGCCAAGAAATAGATCCAACCACCCGTTCACGGGCAGTGCCTATCTACCAAACCACTTCCTACGTTTTTGAAAATGCAGAGCACGGGGCCAACCTGTTTGCCCTTAAGCAATTCGGTAACATCTATACCCGTATCATGAACCCCACCACCGATGTGTTTGAGAAACGCATTGCGGCTTTGGAAGGGGGAGTAGCGGCTGTGGCGGTAGGCTCTGGACAAGCTGCTCAGTTTATTGCATTAAACAATATTCTGCAGGCGGGTGACAATTTCATTGCTTCCAGTAATCTCTATGGTGGTTCTTATAACCAGTTCAAAGTAGCTTTTAAGCGCTTAGGCATTGAAGTGCGCTTTGCTAAGGATGATGAACCGGCCACTTATGCTTCCTTGATTGACGAGAACACCAAAGCTCTTTACTTAGAGACAATTGGTAACCCACGGTTCAACATTCCGGATTTTGAATCGATTGCTGCTGTGGCCGCAGGGCACAACCTTCCTTTAGTGGTCGATAATACCTTTGGCGCAGGAGGCTACTTGTTCCGTCCTTTGGAGCACGGAGCTAATGTAGTGGTAGCTTCGGCCACCAAGTGGATTGGCGGACACGGCACCAGCGTGGGTGGCGTGATTGTAGACGGAGGAAACTTCAACTGGGGCAACGGCAAGTTCCCGCTGTTCAGCGAACCATCTGAAGGGTACCACGGCCTGAACTTCTGGGAAGTATTCGGTTCTGATGAACCCTTTGGAAACATTGCCTTTGCTATTCGGGCGCGGGTAGAAGGACTAAGGGATTTCGGTCCGGCCTTAAGCCCTTTCAATTCCTTCCAGTTAATCCAAGGGTTGGAGACGCTTTCTCTTCGGGTTGACCGCACCGTTCAAAATGCTCAGGCTTTAGCCGAGTGGCTGGAGCAACACCCTTTGGTGGAAAGCGTGAACTATCCTGGACTGCCTTCCAGCCCATATCATGCTTTAGCAAAAAAATACCTGAAGCGGGGGTTTGGGGGAGTGTTAAGCTTTAACCTGAAAGGTGGAAAAGAAGAAGCCGAAGTATTTGTGAACAGCCTTGAATTGGTAAGCCATTTGGCCAATGTAGGCGATGCCAAGACGTTGATCATCCATCCAGCTTCTACCACCCACCAGCAGTTGAACGAAGAAGAGCAATTGTCAGCGGGTGTGAACCCAACACTGTTGCGCGTATCAGCGGGTATTGAACACTTGGATGATATCAAAGCTGATTTTGAACAGGCATTTGCCAAAGTGAGAGTAAGGGAACCGAAGTTGGAGGCCTCTTTATAA
- a CDS encoding phosphoribosylaminoimidazolesuccinocarboxamide synthase, whose translation MQALKETNFHFPEQTGFYRGKVRDVYYFKDKLALVATDRISAFDVVLPRAIPYKGQVLNQIAASFLEATASVVPNWVLNQPAPNVTIGRQCETFKVEMVIRGYLAGHAWREYSAGKRTLCGVTLPEGLRENDPFPEPIITPTTKAAEGHDEDISREEILRQGIVSKQDYVQLEAYTRALFQKGTELAAERGLILVDTKYEFGKADGIIYVIDEIHTPDSSRFFYSEGYEERQKSGEPQRQLSKEFVRQWLIENGFQGKDGQQVPEMTDAKVSEISQRYIELYEKLLGKKFLPQDYASQPHTLQESIAANIF comes from the coding sequence ATGCAAGCGTTAAAAGAAACAAATTTCCACTTTCCAGAACAGACCGGGTTTTACCGTGGCAAAGTAAGGGATGTGTATTACTTCAAAGACAAATTAGCCCTTGTGGCCACTGACCGCATCTCAGCCTTTGATGTGGTATTACCTAGGGCTATTCCCTACAAAGGACAAGTTCTTAACCAGATTGCCGCTTCTTTTCTGGAAGCTACGGCCAGTGTGGTTCCTAACTGGGTATTAAACCAACCAGCCCCTAACGTGACTATTGGTCGCCAGTGCGAAACATTCAAAGTGGAGATGGTGATCAGGGGATATCTGGCCGGACATGCCTGGCGGGAATACAGCGCTGGCAAACGTACTTTATGTGGGGTTACTTTGCCCGAAGGTTTGAGAGAAAATGATCCTTTTCCAGAGCCTATTATCACTCCTACCACCAAGGCCGCTGAAGGTCATGATGAAGACATCTCAAGAGAAGAAATCCTGCGCCAAGGAATTGTCTCTAAACAGGATTACGTCCAACTAGAGGCCTACACCCGAGCGCTCTTTCAAAAAGGTACTGAGCTGGCTGCAGAAAGAGGATTGATATTAGTTGATACAAAATATGAGTTCGGGAAAGCAGATGGCATCATTTATGTAATAGATGAAATACATACGCCAGATTCTTCAAGATTCTTTTACTCAGAGGGTTATGAAGAGCGGCAAAAAAGCGGAGAACCACAAAGACAACTTTCAAAGGAATTTGTACGTCAATGGTTGATTGAGAATGGGTTTCAGGGAAAAGATGGCCAGCAAGTACCAGAAATGACCGATGCTAAAGTTTCTGAAATCTCTCAGCGTTACATAGAATTATACGAAAAGCTACTGGGCAAAAAGTTCCTCCCCCAAGACTATGCCAGTCAGCCACATACACTGCAAGAAAGCATTGCGGCCAACATTTTTTAG
- a CDS encoding STAS domain-containing protein, whose amino-acid sequence MKYTIDKKENYTIITIDEKKLDTTIAPDLKSEFVKLNAEGITNLILDLTNVKYTDSSGLSSILIANRLCNSSGGVLILTGLQEHVTKLITISKLESVLNILPTVEEGIDRVFLHEIESDLTKKEE is encoded by the coding sequence ATGAAGTACACAATTGATAAAAAAGAGAATTACACCATCATCACTATAGATGAAAAGAAACTAGACACCACAATCGCTCCTGATTTGAAGTCTGAGTTTGTGAAGTTGAATGCAGAAGGTATTACTAACCTGATCCTAGATCTTACCAACGTAAAATATACTGATTCCTCTGGCCTTTCCTCTATATTGATTGCTAATCGTCTTTGCAATTCTTCCGGAGGGGTACTTATTCTTACTGGCTTGCAAGAGCACGTAACTAAATTGATCACGATTTCTAAACTGGAGTCTGTGTTGAACATTCTTCCTACTGTTGAAGAAGGCATTGACCGTGTGTTTCTGCACGAGATTGAGAGCGATCTAACCAAAAAAGAAGAATAG
- a CDS encoding ribonuclease Z, with the protein MDFELKILGSSSATPSFERNHTAQLLTVGNQINLIDCGEGTQMQLMRYKVKHQRICNIFISHLHGDHYFGLAGLLSTMHLQQRTGHLNLFGPKGLAEIITLQFKYGGTQLPYHINFVEVDTTVSRKIFEDKYMTVHTLPMQHRVPCCGYLFREKPKPRHLLKGKLPSFLTPPQLVRLKWGEDIINEHGDVLVRNQEVTSAPKRSRSYAYCSDTKYKEDILPLVHGVDLLYHESTFLSDLEHRATHTFHSTAAQAATLAEKAQVRRLLIGHFSARYKDLSPLLVEAQSIFPNTALATEGKTISVLE; encoded by the coding sequence TTGGATTTTGAGCTGAAAATACTTGGTAGCTCCTCTGCCACCCCGTCTTTTGAACGAAATCATACCGCCCAACTCCTCACAGTTGGCAATCAGATCAACCTGATTGATTGCGGAGAAGGTACACAAATGCAGCTGATGCGCTATAAAGTAAAGCATCAGCGCATTTGTAACATCTTTATAAGCCACCTTCACGGTGACCACTACTTTGGTTTAGCTGGCTTGCTCTCCACCATGCACCTGCAGCAGCGGACGGGCCATCTAAACCTTTTCGGTCCTAAAGGTTTAGCCGAAATCATTACTCTTCAATTCAAATACGGCGGTACCCAACTTCCCTACCACATCAACTTTGTGGAAGTGGATACCACTGTTTCCAGGAAAATCTTCGAAGACAAATACATGACGGTGCACACCCTGCCCATGCAGCACCGGGTGCCTTGTTGTGGATATTTGTTCCGGGAGAAACCCAAGCCCCGGCATCTCCTCAAAGGAAAGCTTCCCTCCTTTCTGACGCCACCTCAACTGGTGCGTTTAAAGTGGGGCGAAGACATCATAAATGAGCATGGTGATGTCCTAGTTCGCAACCAGGAGGTAACTTCTGCCCCTAAACGGAGCCGCAGCTACGCCTACTGTTCTGACACCAAATACAAGGAAGACATTCTGCCATTGGTTCATGGGGTAGATCTGCTTTACCATGAGTCTACTTTCCTGAGTGACCTGGAACACCGAGCTACACATACGTTTCACAGCACCGCTGCTCAGGCAGCCACATTGGCCGAAAAGGCTCAGGTAAGACGTTTGTTGATTGGGCATTTTTCTGCCCGGTATAAGGATCTCTCGCCTCTGTTAGTGGAAGCTCAGTCTATTTTTCCTAATACAGCTTTGGCGACAGAAGGGAAAACGATTAGTGTGTTAGAATAA
- a CDS encoding queuosine precursor transporter, whose amino-acid sequence MQQLSSSKTSMGYKKRQLFMVLCGIFLTNALLAELIGVKIFSGEGVFGLTGAQVPVMGTKLDFNLTAGVIIWPVVFITTDIINEYFGKDGVKRISFLTAGLIAYAFVVILAATSLPPAQFWQDINSQGPKGAAFDINFAFNKVFSQGLGIIVGSLVAFLVGQLLDAHVFHLLKRLTGSRKIWLRATGSTLISQLVDTVVVLFIAFYIFGDWDLTMVLSVSVINYLYKFTVAVLLTPLLYVAHSIIDRYLAGDQEISTEPFLSND is encoded by the coding sequence ATGCAGCAGCTTTCTTCCTCTAAAACTTCTATGGGCTACAAGAAAAGGCAGCTCTTTATGGTGTTGTGTGGAATTTTTCTAACCAATGCCTTACTGGCGGAACTGATTGGAGTGAAGATTTTCTCGGGAGAAGGAGTATTTGGTTTGACTGGGGCGCAAGTGCCGGTGATGGGTACGAAATTAGATTTCAACCTGACGGCGGGGGTAATTATCTGGCCAGTCGTGTTTATCACTACAGATATTATTAATGAGTATTTCGGGAAAGATGGGGTAAAACGGATCAGCTTCTTGACAGCTGGGCTAATTGCCTATGCTTTTGTAGTGATACTGGCGGCTACGTCCTTACCTCCCGCCCAGTTTTGGCAAGACATCAACAGCCAAGGACCCAAAGGAGCAGCGTTCGACATAAATTTTGCCTTCAATAAAGTCTTCAGTCAAGGCCTGGGAATTATTGTAGGTTCTTTGGTCGCGTTTCTGGTTGGGCAACTTCTGGATGCTCATGTCTTTCATTTGCTGAAACGGCTGACAGGTAGCCGCAAAATCTGGTTAAGGGCTACGGGATCTACGCTGATCTCGCAATTAGTAGATACGGTGGTGGTATTGTTTATTGCTTTCTACATCTTCGGGGATTGGGACCTTACTATGGTGCTTTCTGTATCTGTCATCAACTACCTGTACAAATTCACGGTGGCAGTTCTTTTAACGCCTTTGCTGTATGTGGCGCATTCAATTATTGACCGTTACCTGGCAGGTGATCAGGAAATCTCCACGGAACCTTTTCTGTCAAATGACTAA
- a CDS encoding alpha/beta fold hydrolase, whose amino-acid sequence MHSPPLYLLSGLCADERLFQFLQLHHPNPKVIHWITPEPHDSMATYAGKLIQQIDLSQGPPVLLGLSFGGMVIQEIAKQIPVKRLILLSSLADTKELPWHYKLAGAMQMQKWVPLGMFKNWVKPGYWLFGAHSQEEKQIFKSIIQDTDITFLRWSLNQILNWRHKATFTNVVVIHGDKDKILPPPSFPYVHLIKGGEHLMVMSRAEEVSRLINQYLN is encoded by the coding sequence ATGCATTCCCCTCCCCTATACCTGCTCAGTGGTTTATGCGCTGATGAACGACTGTTTCAATTCCTTCAACTGCACCACCCTAACCCCAAAGTCATCCACTGGATCACCCCAGAACCCCATGACAGCATGGCAACTTACGCTGGCAAGCTAATCCAGCAGATTGACTTGAGTCAAGGACCGCCTGTACTGTTGGGCTTGAGTTTTGGCGGCATGGTCATTCAGGAAATAGCGAAGCAGATTCCGGTAAAGCGGTTGATTTTGTTGTCCAGTTTAGCAGACACAAAAGAACTGCCCTGGCACTACAAACTAGCAGGCGCAATGCAGATGCAGAAGTGGGTACCTTTGGGTATGTTTAAGAATTGGGTTAAACCTGGCTATTGGCTGTTCGGGGCACATTCACAGGAAGAGAAACAGATCTTCAAATCTATCATTCAAGATACAGACATTACCTTTCTTCGCTGGTCACTTAACCAAATACTGAACTGGCGGCACAAAGCAACCTTTACTAACGTGGTAGTGATCCATGGTGATAAAGACAAGATTTTACCTCCTCCCTCTTTCCCCTATGTTCATCTCATCAAGGGCGGAGAGCACCTGATGGTGATGAGCCGTGCCGAGGAAGTCAGCAGGCTCATCAATCAATACCTGAATTAA
- the trpS gene encoding tryptophan--tRNA ligase, with product MARILTGIQSSGRPHLGNLLGAILPAIELSKVSENDSLYFIADLHSLTSIRDAQERRMNTYAVAAAWLAFGFDTDKNIFYRQSDVPEVTELTWYLSCFAPYPMLANAHSFKDKSARRGLSDVNAGLFTYPILMAADILLYDAEFVPVGKDQVQHLEITRDVASSFNHLYGETFVLPEAQVDESVMTVPGINGDKMSKSYGNTIDIFLPEKELRKRVMSIVTDSKGLEDPKDPQTDITFKLYSLLASEDQVETMRQNYLAGGFGYGHAKQALFELIMTKYAQPRERFHYYMENLPELDSKLAEGAAKARAIGAPVLKRVREKLGF from the coding sequence ATGGCACGAATCCTTACCGGCATCCAAAGCAGTGGCCGTCCTCACTTGGGCAACCTGCTGGGTGCCATTCTCCCAGCGATTGAACTTTCCAAAGTATCAGAAAACGACTCGCTTTACTTCATTGCAGACTTGCACTCCCTTACCTCTATCAGAGATGCTCAGGAGCGTCGCATGAACACGTATGCTGTGGCGGCTGCCTGGTTAGCGTTTGGGTTTGATACAGACAAGAACATTTTCTATCGCCAGTCAGACGTGCCCGAGGTAACAGAATTAACATGGTATCTGAGCTGCTTTGCGCCCTATCCTATGTTGGCCAACGCCCACTCTTTTAAAGACAAATCGGCGCGGCGCGGACTTTCAGACGTGAATGCCGGGTTGTTCACCTATCCTATTCTGATGGCAGCAGACATTCTGCTGTATGATGCGGAGTTTGTGCCTGTAGGCAAAGACCAGGTACAACACCTGGAAATCACCCGTGATGTTGCCAGCTCTTTTAACCATTTGTATGGTGAGACCTTCGTGTTGCCAGAAGCTCAGGTAGACGAATCTGTGATGACCGTTCCGGGTATTAACGGCGATAAAATGAGTAAATCATATGGTAACACCATTGATATCTTCCTGCCTGAAAAGGAGCTTCGCAAACGGGTGATGAGCATTGTGACCGACAGCAAAGGACTGGAAGACCCCAAAGACCCACAAACAGATATCACTTTCAAATTGTATTCACTTCTGGCCTCTGAAGACCAGGTTGAAACCATGCGCCAGAACTACCTGGCGGGCGGGTTTGGCTATGGACACGCCAAGCAAGCCTTGTTTGAACTGATCATGACCAAGTATGCTCAACCGCGTGAACGTTTCCATTACTACATGGAAAACCTTCCTGAATTAGACTCAAAACTGGCCGAAGGCGCCGCTAAAGCAAGAGCTATTGGTGCACCTGTATTGAAGCGGGTTAGAGAGAAGCTTGGATTCTAG
- the hppD gene encoding 4-hydroxyphenylpyruvate dioxygenase, whose product MAEPTDFLPLNGTDYIEFYVGNAKQSAYYYQSAFGFELVAYAGPETGVRDRASYVLQQGKVRFVLTTSLLPDSPISEHVRLHGDGVKVMALWVDDAYKSYEETISRGARSAGEPQTLTDEFGEVRISSIYTYGETIHTFVERKNYTGAFMPGYKPRKSFVPVNPVGLKHVDHCVGNVGWGEMNTWVDFYAKVMGFQLLLTFDDEDISTEYSALMSKVMSNGNGYVKFPINEPAEGKRKSQIEEYLDYYHSPGVQHIAIATDDIVSTVGELRRRGVEFLSVPSYYYADLLDRVGKIDEDLKPLQDLNILVDRDNEGYLLQIFTKPVEDRPTVFYEIIQRKGAKSFGKGNFKALFESIEREQALRGNL is encoded by the coding sequence ATGGCAGAACCTACCGATTTCCTTCCCCTGAACGGTACAGATTACATTGAGTTTTATGTGGGCAACGCAAAACAAAGCGCCTACTATTATCAAAGTGCCTTCGGGTTTGAGTTGGTAGCTTATGCAGGCCCCGAGACCGGTGTACGTGATCGGGCCTCCTATGTGTTACAGCAGGGGAAAGTTAGGTTCGTGCTCACCACTTCCCTCCTGCCAGATTCTCCTATCTCTGAACACGTGCGCCTGCACGGTGATGGGGTGAAGGTAATGGCGCTTTGGGTAGATGATGCTTACAAATCTTATGAGGAAACTATCAGCCGCGGTGCGAGATCAGCGGGAGAACCACAGACCTTAACCGATGAGTTTGGCGAAGTAAGGATCTCTTCCATCTATACCTATGGCGAAACCATCCACACCTTTGTGGAGCGCAAAAACTACACCGGTGCTTTCATGCCTGGGTATAAACCGCGTAAAAGTTTTGTTCCGGTAAATCCAGTAGGCCTGAAACACGTAGACCATTGCGTTGGGAACGTGGGCTGGGGCGAGATGAACACCTGGGTTGATTTTTATGCCAAAGTGATGGGTTTCCAGTTGCTGCTCACCTTTGACGACGAGGACATTTCTACAGAGTATTCGGCGCTGATGAGTAAAGTGATGAGCAATGGCAACGGGTACGTGAAGTTCCCCATCAATGAACCGGCAGAGGGAAAGAGAAAGTCTCAGATTGAGGAATACCTTGATTATTACCACAGCCCGGGCGTACAGCATATTGCCATTGCCACCGATGATATAGTGTCCACCGTAGGCGAGTTACGCCGGCGCGGGGTAGAGTTCCTGAGTGTACCCAGTTACTACTATGCAGACCTGCTGGATCGCGTAGGTAAAATTGACGAAGACCTGAAACCGCTGCAAGACCTGAACATACTGGTAGACCGTGATAATGAAGGTTATTTGCTACAGATCTTCACCAAACCCGTAGAAGACCGACCAACGGTTTTTTATGAAATCATTCAGCGCAAGGGGGCTAAATCATTCGGGAAGGGAAACTTCAAGGCCCTATTTGAATCAATTGAACGTGAACAAGCCCTGCGGGGTAACCTATAA